A stretch of the Haloplanus aerogenes genome encodes the following:
- a CDS encoding GMP synthase subunit A translates to MTRIVVVDNHGQFTHLEHRALRDAGVDTDIVDNTTPPEELDVDGLVLSGGPDMDRIGRCAEYLEMDVPVLGICLGMQIMATQLDGAVSAGDYGGYADVTVRIIDEDDPVVGSLAPETRVWASHADEVTELPTGFTHTATSDVCDIEAMSDTDRDLYGVQWHPEVAHTAEGDELFANFIDCCR, encoded by the coding sequence ATGACTCGGATCGTCGTCGTCGACAACCACGGGCAGTTCACGCACTTGGAACACCGGGCGCTCCGGGACGCGGGCGTGGACACCGACATCGTCGACAACACGACGCCGCCGGAGGAACTGGACGTGGACGGCCTCGTGCTCTCGGGGGGGCCCGACATGGATCGGATCGGCCGCTGTGCGGAGTATCTGGAGATGGACGTGCCCGTCCTCGGCATCTGTCTCGGCATGCAGATCATGGCGACCCAACTCGACGGCGCGGTGAGCGCCGGCGACTACGGCGGCTACGCCGACGTGACGGTGCGCATCATCGACGAGGACGACCCCGTCGTGGGATCGCTCGCCCCCGAGACGCGCGTGTGGGCGAGTCACGCCGACGAGGTGACCGAACTCCCCACGGGCTTTACCCACACCGCGACGAGCGACGTGTGTGACATCGAGGCGATGAGCGATACGGACCGCGACCTCTACGGTGTCCAGTGGCACCCCGAAGTCGCCCACACCGCGGAGGGTGACGAACTGTTCGCGAACTTCATCGACTGCTGTCGGTGA
- a CDS encoding polyprenyl synthetase family protein, translating into MEYLDRRVGLVNDRLESIVEAVEPPELAAEMDHVALSGGKRVRPAVTVLTCEAVGGAPDDAVDFAVGIELVHNASLVIDDIIDRSAVRRGTPSAWAEFGYGPAILASDGLLGEAFALFSENERAMRIVAEAMVELGEGEATELVARPETEAEYMELARRKTGVLFRAAAELGAVAGGADAFTVEALGDYAERVGVAFQIRDDVLDATADAADLGKPTGQDAEMDRPSLVQVTDLSPDEANARAQRASDRALAALSTAETKDVDAVEYLQDLAEFVVVRER; encoded by the coding sequence ATGGAGTATCTGGATCGCCGCGTGGGGCTGGTGAACGACCGGCTGGAGTCGATCGTCGAGGCGGTCGAACCGCCGGAACTCGCGGCGGAGATGGATCACGTCGCGCTGTCGGGGGGCAAGCGGGTCCGCCCGGCGGTGACGGTACTCACGTGTGAGGCGGTCGGCGGGGCGCCGGACGACGCCGTGGATTTCGCAGTCGGGATCGAACTCGTCCACAACGCGTCGCTGGTGATCGACGACATCATCGACCGCTCCGCGGTCCGTCGCGGCACGCCGAGCGCGTGGGCCGAATTCGGCTACGGTCCGGCGATTCTTGCCAGCGACGGCCTCCTCGGCGAGGCCTTTGCCCTCTTTTCGGAGAACGAACGCGCGATGCGCATCGTCGCGGAGGCGATGGTGGAACTCGGCGAGGGCGAGGCGACGGAACTGGTCGCCCGCCCCGAGACGGAGGCGGAGTACATGGAACTCGCGCGCCGGAAGACGGGCGTGCTCTTCCGCGCGGCGGCGGAACTCGGCGCAGTGGCCGGCGGCGCCGACGCCTTCACCGTCGAGGCGCTGGGTGACTACGCCGAACGCGTCGGCGTCGCCTTCCAGATTCGCGACGACGTGTTGGACGCCACCGCCGACGCCGCGGACCTCGGCAAGCCGACGGGACAGGACGCGGAGATGGACCGCCCCTCGCTGGTGCAGGTGACGGATCTCTCGCCGGACGAGGCCAACGCCCGGGCTCAGCGCGCGTCGGACCGCGCGCTCGCGGCGCTCTCCACGGCGGAGACGAAGGACGTGGACGCCGTCGAGTATCTGCAGGACCTCGCGGAGTTCGTCGTGGTGCGGGAACGGTAG
- a CDS encoding DUF7097 family protein gives MERTPTGTPVGVDDPYDHADRCDHLTSDGRCRFALERAGDSEGSEIPLEAGEAGDSGGRRPPSSEGHSPSGSRPEADDSRPSAGDDPEFAAARRADGYDCVVAGDADWCDCPHYRSTTDGRECRRCGLAEVRMAHEDARPLLEEHHLSYGCGGEGGDGDPAHEITVSLCRWCHAKVHAGWARIDDDVNPDAEALAAREERRSKEQAEFGFRTAAERDGRDDR, from the coding sequence ATGGAGCGGACGCCCACGGGAACGCCGGTGGGGGTGGACGATCCCTACGACCACGCCGACCGCTGTGACCACCTCACCTCCGACGGTCGGTGTCGGTTCGCGCTCGAACGCGCCGGCGACAGCGAGGGATCGGAGATCCCTCTGGAAGCCGGCGAAGCCGGCGACAGCGGGGGACGACGTCCCCCGAGCAGCGAGGGACACAGTCCCTCGGGCAGTCGGCCGGAGGCCGACGACAGCCGGCCGTCGGCCGGCGACGACCCCGAATTCGCGGCCGCGCGTCGCGCCGACGGCTACGACTGCGTCGTCGCCGGCGACGCCGACTGGTGCGACTGCCCGCACTACCGCTCGACGACCGACGGGCGCGAGTGTCGGCGCTGTGGACTGGCGGAGGTCCGGATGGCTCACGAGGACGCGCGGCCGTTGCTGGAAGAACATCACCTGTCATACGGTTGCGGTGGGGAGGGAGGCGACGGCGACCCCGCCCACGAGATCACCGTCTCGCTCTGTCGCTGGTGTCACGCGAAGGTCCACGCGGGGTGGGCGCGCATCGACGACGACGTGAACCCCGACGCGGAGGCGCTGGCGGCACGGGAGGAGCGGCGGAGCAAGGAACAGGCGGAGTTCGGGTTCCGGACGGCGGCGGAGCGGGACGGCCGCGACGACCGCTGA
- a CDS encoding DUF2070 family protein, giving the protein MTATQSDLAGLSRYIFTAPSWYASLGFALAIAAMAGIAAFDSGSTDPTWRNLLILGRDAWQGIFFIGLPTVIASVGTTGVDHFVGGKLTPNRSSLLALLCELILVAIVIGAGIIALLTPLGQTFVYDALVIALASIFAFRLLVVMAVSQSSLLIAAVPASLQTLVSAIFLFIYSGTVRYLELGGPLVDAYLMPYLSRASEAPPELWIIDANHFQLLAVTCVVYAAAVYAFIRVIDRPWQRSLGVSVLDFIRGFIGHVAEGSRELEDFFEKLGEEAVVPVTVLAFQRPDGTQKARFVLPMIHPGPMGEIGGGNFPVRVAEHTDGLVFPPHATAGHDFNLVTEREVDSILDAIDAAQAKLTYADEATRSVRTRAGEASMLGQGFGDDALLVATYAPGFADDVEYGVGLSAAAEARTVGLDDVLLVDAHNSNNGLEGEDLGHVTPGSQRAFDMITAAKRAGQRLREAPTGPLQLGVAWERTEWDALDGIGPLGIRVAVVEVDGQHTAYVLVDGNNMVPGLRGRVVDAVTARGPIDVAEVMTTDTHIVNTVEADNQVGAAIDHDEFVATVERLVDAAADDLEPVSAGLATERARVTVFGNDRTETLASHANAVVSMGGALAAVIILGAMAVSVLIFFLT; this is encoded by the coding sequence ATGACGGCGACCCAGTCGGATCTGGCCGGGCTGTCGCGGTACATCTTCACCGCCCCGAGCTGGTACGCCAGCCTCGGGTTCGCGCTCGCCATCGCAGCCATGGCCGGCATCGCCGCCTTCGACTCCGGCAGCACCGACCCGACGTGGCGTAATCTGCTCATTCTCGGGCGGGACGCGTGGCAAGGTATCTTCTTCATCGGCCTGCCGACCGTCATCGCGTCGGTCGGAACGACCGGCGTCGACCACTTCGTCGGCGGGAAACTCACACCCAACCGCTCCTCGCTGTTGGCGCTGCTCTGTGAACTCATCCTCGTCGCCATCGTCATCGGGGCGGGCATCATCGCCCTGCTCACCCCCCTCGGTCAGACGTTCGTCTACGACGCGCTAGTGATCGCGCTCGCCTCCATCTTCGCCTTCCGCCTGCTGGTCGTCATGGCGGTGTCGCAGTCCTCGCTTCTCATCGCCGCGGTGCCCGCCAGCCTCCAGACCCTTGTTTCGGCCATCTTCCTCTTCATCTACAGCGGGACCGTCCGCTACCTCGAACTCGGCGGCCCGCTCGTCGACGCCTACCTGATGCCCTACCTCTCGCGGGCGTCGGAAGCGCCGCCGGAACTCTGGATCATCGACGCCAACCACTTCCAACTGCTCGCCGTCACCTGCGTCGTCTACGCCGCCGCCGTCTACGCGTTCATCCGCGTTATCGACCGCCCGTGGCAGCGCAGTCTCGGCGTCTCCGTCCTCGACTTCATCCGTGGGTTCATCGGCCACGTCGCCGAAGGATCACGGGAGTTGGAGGACTTCTTCGAGAAACTGGGCGAGGAGGCCGTCGTCCCGGTGACGGTCCTCGCCTTCCAGCGCCCCGACGGCACGCAGAAGGCACGGTTCGTCCTGCCGATGATCCACCCCGGTCCGATGGGCGAAATCGGCGGCGGCAACTTCCCCGTCCGCGTCGCGGAACACACCGACGGCCTCGTCTTTCCACCGCACGCCACCGCCGGCCACGACTTCAACCTCGTCACCGAGCGCGAAGTCGACTCCATCCTGGACGCCATCGACGCCGCGCAGGCGAAACTCACGTACGCCGACGAGGCGACCCGGAGCGTTCGCACGCGGGCGGGCGAGGCGTCGATGCTCGGACAGGGGTTCGGTGACGACGCGCTCCTCGTCGCCACCTACGCGCCCGGCTTCGCGGACGACGTGGAGTACGGCGTCGGCCTCTCGGCGGCCGCGGAAGCCCGGACGGTCGGCCTCGACGACGTCCTCCTCGTCGACGCCCACAACTCCAACAACGGGCTGGAGGGCGAGGATCTGGGTCACGTCACGCCCGGTAGCCAGCGCGCGTTCGACATGATCACCGCCGCGAAGCGGGCGGGACAGCGGTTGCGCGAGGCGCCGACCGGCCCGCTCCAGCTCGGCGTCGCGTGGGAGCGGACCGAGTGGGACGCGCTCGACGGCATCGGCCCGCTCGGCATCCGCGTCGCTGTCGTCGAAGTCGACGGCCAGCACACGGCGTACGTCCTCGTCGACGGGAACAACATGGTGCCCGGTCTACGGGGTCGAGTCGTCGACGCCGTGACGGCCCGTGGCCCCATCGACGTGGCCGAGGTGATGACGACCGACACGCACATCGTCAACACCGTCGAGGCGGACAACCAAGTGGGCGCGGCCATCGACCACGACGAGTTCGTCGCGACGGTCGAGCGACTGGTCGACGCCGCGGCTGACGACCTCGAACCCGTCTCGGCGGGGCTGGCGACCGAACGCGCGAGGGTGACGGTGTTCGGCAACGACCGCACGGAGACGCTCGCCAGCCACGCGAACGCCGTCGTCTCGATGGGTGGAGCGCTCGCCGCCGTCATCATCCTCGGCGCGATGGCGGTCAGCGTCCTCATCTTTTTCCTGACGTGA
- a CDS encoding DUF373 family protein, whose protein sequence is MLLVLCVDLDDDLGRKTGIATPVVGRDAVRDAAVALATADPEDSDVNVMFQGIHVCDDLRRTEDEEVEVAAVTGLQGSEVRATREVGDEVDTVLAGLSTGESVRAIVITDGAQDESVLPVIRSRMPVDSVRRVVVRQAQNLESMYYTMKQVLADPETRGTLLVPLGILLLIYPFVTIATFFDVPGAAVLGLISALLGLYTLFRGLGLESAVDEAAERVRNLLYAGRVTIITYVVAAALLIVGGAEGVETLRTVDAGIPGDPSAVTVLAALVNGAIRWFAAAGITSSLGQVTDECLSDEFRWRYLNAPFYVVAIAIVLYAVSGFLLPPVPGVTTLTLTDLAVALTVGTLLGVLSTLTFAIAESRYPSGADPTEV, encoded by the coding sequence GTGCTCCTGGTGCTCTGTGTGGACCTGGACGACGACCTCGGCCGCAAGACCGGCATCGCCACGCCGGTCGTCGGCCGCGACGCCGTGAGGGACGCCGCCGTCGCCCTCGCCACCGCGGACCCCGAGGACTCCGACGTGAACGTCATGTTCCAAGGGATACACGTCTGCGACGACCTCCGCCGCACCGAGGACGAGGAAGTGGAGGTGGCGGCAGTCACGGGGTTACAGGGAAGCGAGGTGCGGGCAACCCGGGAGGTGGGCGACGAGGTGGATACGGTGCTGGCGGGTCTCTCTACCGGCGAATCCGTGCGCGCCATCGTCATCACCGACGGCGCGCAGGACGAGTCCGTCCTCCCCGTGATTCGCTCACGGATGCCCGTCGACAGCGTCCGCCGGGTCGTCGTCCGGCAGGCACAGAACCTGGAGTCGATGTACTACACGATGAAGCAGGTGCTCGCGGACCCGGAAACGCGGGGGACCTTGCTCGTTCCGCTCGGTATCCTCCTGCTCATCTACCCCTTCGTCACCATCGCCACGTTCTTCGACGTGCCGGGCGCGGCCGTCCTCGGCCTCATCTCCGCACTCCTCGGTCTCTACACGCTGTTCCGGGGACTCGGCCTCGAATCGGCGGTCGACGAGGCCGCCGAACGGGTGCGCAACCTGCTCTACGCCGGCCGGGTGACCATCATCACGTACGTCGTCGCCGCGGCGTTGCTGATCGTCGGCGGCGCGGAGGGGGTGGAGACGCTCCGGACCGTCGACGCCGGCATTCCCGGTGACCCCTCCGCCGTGACAGTGCTGGCAGCGCTCGTCAACGGCGCTATCCGCTGGTTCGCCGCCGCCGGCATCACCAGCAGTCTGGGGCAGGTGACCGACGAGTGTCTGTCCGACGAGTTCAGGTGGCGCTACCTGAACGCGCCCTTCTACGTCGTCGCCATCGCCATCGTCCTCTACGCCGTCTCGGGCTTCCTGCTCCCGCCGGTGCCGGGCGTGACGACGCTCACCCTCACCGACCTCGCGGTAGCGCTCACCGTCGGGACGTTGCTCGGCGTGTTGAGCACGCTCACCTTCGCCATCGCGGAGTCGCGGTATCCGTCGGGGGCCGATCCGACAGAGGTGTAG
- a CDS encoding electron transfer flavoprotein subunit alpha/FixB family protein: MSDVLAVADHRRGELRPVSYELLTAGRELADALDGDLHAAVVGGNVDRFADKLDCEGVDAIHTVAEGSEFNHDVTVAAVTALFEALDPSAVVMPNSVNGLDYAPAVATRLSLPLVTDAVALDYDDGLTVTREMYGSKVETAVAVDEGPVALTVRGGEWPAAEGVGEAAIEAFEVDIDESSIRSTVRGFEEVGAGDVDISEAEFIVSVGRGIEEEENLELVEELADALDATLAASRPIVDNGWLPKNRQVGQSGKVVTPKVYLALGISGAVQHVAGMKGADTIIAVNTDPDAPIFDIADYGIVDDLFEVVPELIERFES; encoded by the coding sequence ATGAGCGACGTCCTCGCCGTCGCGGATCACCGCCGCGGCGAACTCCGGCCGGTGTCGTACGAACTCCTCACGGCGGGTCGAGAACTGGCCGACGCGCTCGACGGCGACCTGCACGCCGCCGTCGTCGGCGGCAACGTGGATCGGTTCGCGGACAAACTCGACTGCGAGGGCGTCGACGCCATCCACACCGTCGCAGAGGGGTCGGAGTTCAACCACGACGTGACCGTCGCCGCGGTGACGGCGCTGTTCGAGGCACTCGACCCCAGCGCGGTTGTGATGCCGAACAGCGTCAACGGGCTGGACTACGCCCCCGCGGTCGCGACGCGCCTGTCCCTCCCGCTGGTCACCGACGCCGTCGCCCTCGACTACGACGACGGCCTGACCGTGACCCGGGAGATGTACGGGTCGAAGGTCGAGACGGCGGTCGCGGTGGACGAGGGGCCGGTCGCGCTGACGGTCCGCGGCGGCGAGTGGCCGGCCGCTGAGGGCGTCGGTGAGGCCGCCATCGAAGCGTTCGAGGTCGATATCGACGAGTCGTCGATCCGCTCGACCGTCCGCGGGTTCGAGGAAGTCGGGGCCGGCGACGTGGACATCAGCGAGGCGGAGTTCATCGTCTCGGTCGGCCGGGGCATCGAGGAGGAGGAGAATCTCGAACTGGTCGAGGAGTTGGCCGATGCGCTGGACGCGACGCTCGCGGCGTCGCGACCTATCGTCGACAACGGCTGGCTGCCCAAGAACCGACAGGTCGGGCAGTCGGGGAAAGTCGTCACGCCGAAAGTGTACCTCGCGCTCGGCATCTCGGGGGCGGTCCAGCACGTCGCGGGCATGAAGGGCGCGGACACGATCATCGCGGTCAACACCGATCCGGACGCGCCCATCTTCGACATCGCGGACTACGGCATCGTCGACGACCTGTTCGAGGTCGTTCCCGAACTGATCGAGCGATTCGAATCGTAG
- a CDS encoding multicopper oxidase domain-containing protein, producing the protein MTNQVGAPGTNLSRRQFMKATGTAGMLGLAGCAAPTNTDPSRAAAATAAQQSGSAASLPQAAKPQVVDVTDQGNQVTLRAVTSTLPVHPGDSMGGPVELPRVWAWQADDRAPSVPGPIIRTTEGEDIEVTLDNTDADMPHTVHFHGVRKTWENDGVPTTTGITVMPGEKHTYEIPANVPGTHLYHCHYQTHRHIDMGMYGIFRVDPKGYEPADQELFMTVKDWDSRLNRQMAGESVSYSPRNRQPDVFTINGRAAPRTLHPEDGSPVLVSQGDTVRIHFANNGYMNHPIHTHNHRFRVVEKDGSKIPEAAQYEEDILDLAPAERKTIEFEADADPGIYLMHCHKVSHAMNGNSYPGGMVGAIVYESVMDTDIFGQLMEYAGYEP; encoded by the coding sequence TGACGAACCAAGTTGGCGCACCCGGAACGAATCTCTCGCGGCGGCAGTTCATGAAGGCGACCGGTACGGCGGGTATGCTCGGCCTCGCGGGCTGTGCCGCCCCGACCAACACGGACCCCTCGCGTGCGGCGGCGGCGACGGCGGCCCAGCAGTCGGGATCGGCGGCATCGCTCCCGCAGGCGGCCAAGCCGCAGGTGGTCGACGTGACCGACCAAGGCAACCAGGTGACGCTCCGTGCAGTCACCTCGACGCTCCCCGTCCACCCCGGCGACTCGATGGGCGGGCCCGTCGAGTTGCCGCGGGTCTGGGCGTGGCAGGCCGACGACCGCGCCCCCAGCGTACCCGGTCCCATCATCCGGACGACGGAAGGCGAGGATATCGAGGTGACCCTCGACAACACCGACGCCGACATGCCCCACACCGTCCACTTCCACGGCGTCCGCAAGACGTGGGAGAACGACGGCGTCCCGACGACGACGGGCATCACCGTGATGCCCGGCGAGAAACACACCTACGAGATTCCCGCGAACGTGCCCGGCACCCACCTCTATCACTGTCACTACCAGACCCACCGCCACATCGACATGGGGATGTACGGCATCTTCCGGGTCGATCCGAAGGGGTACGAGCCGGCCGATCAGGAACTGTTCATGACCGTCAAGGACTGGGACTCCCGGCTCAACCGGCAGATGGCGGGCGAGTCGGTGAGCTACAGCCCCCGTAACCGCCAGCCCGACGTGTTCACCATCAACGGTCGGGCGGCGCCGCGGACCCTGCATCCCGAGGACGGGTCGCCAGTGCTCGTCTCGCAGGGCGATACCGTCCGCATCCACTTCGCCAACAACGGCTACATGAACCACCCGATCCACACCCACAATCACCGGTTCCGGGTGGTCGAGAAGGACGGATCGAAGATTCCCGAGGCCGCCCAGTACGAGGAGGACATCCTCGATCTGGCGCCAGCGGAGCGCAAGACCATTGAGTTCGAGGCGGACGCCGACCCCGGCATCTACCTCATGCACTGTCACAAGGTGAGCCACGCGATGAACGGCAACTCCTACCCCGGCGGGATGGTCGGTGCCATCGTCTACGAGTCGGTGATGGACACCGACATCTTCGGGCAGTTGATGGAGTACGCGGGGTACGAGCCGTAA